From the Maridesulfovibrio zosterae DSM 11974 genome, the window GTAGAATGCCTGTTCTGAAGAGTCAACATCATGGTAAGAACCGAAGGTCAGTGTAGCTTTGATGTCCACGAGAGGGAAACCAGCAATAACACCGTTCTTCATGGCATCATGAATACCACGATCGACAGCAGGAATATATTCTTTCGGAATAACCCCACCCTTAATCTCGTCAACAAACTCATATTCGCTTTCTTTGTTCGGCTCAATGGTAACAACTACGTGACCATACTGACCACGTCCACCGGACTGCTTAGCGTATTTGAGGTTTGATTCGACGGATTTGGTGATTGTTTCACGGTATGAAACACGTGGAGCACCGACATTAGCATTTACGTTGAACTCACGAAGCAGACGGTCGACAATAACTTCAAGGTGAAGTTCACCCATACCTGCAATAAGAGTCTGACCTGTTTCCTCATCACCTTTAACGCGGAAAGAGGGATCTTCTTTAGCAAGTTTGGCAAGACCCTGACTGAGAAGATCCCGGTCAGCTTTAGTCTTAGGCTCGATCGCAACTTCGATAACCGGTTCAGGAATATCGAGAGATTCAAGTACAACTGCTTTCTTCTGCTCAGCAAGGGTGTCACCTGTTGCCATGGTCTTAAGACCAACAGCAGCTACGATGTCACCTGCATATGCTTCCTTGATTTCCTCACGCTTGTTAGCGTGCATCTTCAGGAGACGTCCGATACGTTCTTTCTTACCGCTTGCAGCGTTAATGAAAGTATCACCGGATACAATCTTACCTGAGTAGAGACGCAGGAAAGTCAAGTGACCAACGAAGGGGTCAGTCATGAGCTTAAAGGAAAGAGCTGCAAGAGGCAGAGTATCATCACAAGGACATTCAATCTGCTTATCAGTACCGGGTTCGATACCTATGATAGGCGGAATATCCAAAGGAGAAGGAAGATAATCGATAACAGCATCGAGCAAAGGCTGAACACCTTTGTTTTTAAATGCAGTACCGCAAAGAACAGGGCATATTGTCAGGTTAATAGTTGCCTGACGAATACCTTCAACAATTTCTTCGGAGGTAAGTTCTTCACCACCGAGGTACTTATCGAGCAGTTCTTCGTTTTCTTCAGCAATAGCCTCAATCATTTCAAGGCGCATTTCTTCATACTGATCAACCATGTCAGCAGGGATATCTTCGATATCGTAGTCCTTACCCATGACATCAGTATAAGTAAAAGCCTTACCTGTAACGAGGTCAACAGCACCACGGTAGTTTTCTTCAGATCCGATGGGAATCTGGAGAGGTACAGCTTTTGCGC encodes:
- the fusA gene encoding elongation factor G produces the protein MPRKVARDKQRNIGIMAHIDAGKTTTTERILFYTGVSHKIGEVHDGEATMDWMVQEQERGITITSAATTCYWKDHRINIIDTPGHVDFTMEVERALRVLDGAVAVFDAVAGVEPQSETVWRQADRYNVPRMAFVNKMDRIGADFFRCVEMLKDRLGAKAVPLQIPIGSEENYRGAVDLVTGKAFTYTDVMGKDYDIEDIPADMVDQYEEMRLEMIEAIAEENEELLDKYLGGEELTSEEIVEGIRQATINLTICPVLCGTAFKNKGVQPLLDAVIDYLPSPLDIPPIIGIEPGTDKQIECPCDDTLPLAALSFKLMTDPFVGHLTFLRLYSGKIVSGDTFINAASGKKERIGRLLKMHANKREEIKEAYAGDIVAAVGLKTMATGDTLAEQKKAVVLESLDIPEPVIEVAIEPKTKADRDLLSQGLAKLAKEDPSFRVKGDEETGQTLIAGMGELHLEVIVDRLLREFNVNANVGAPRVSYRETITKSVESNLKYAKQSGGRGQYGHVVVTIEPNKESEYEFVDEIKGGVIPKEYIPAVDRGIHDAMKNGVIAGFPLVDIKATLTFGSYHDVDSSEQAFYIAGSMALKDAVKKAGPQLLEPIMSVEVVTPEDYLGDVMGDLNGRRGRVGNMEARSNAQVISCDVPLSEMFGYATDLRSKTQGRATFSMQFDHYEPVPASIAEELINKN